In Chitinophaga sp. HK235, a single window of DNA contains:
- a CDS encoding TolC family protein gives MLTFITKGSLLTSLLAAGLSVSGIHRPAASLLSVTDILRQDTLQTDALASPQNTILDQYIQQAFTNNKGLKDQHFQLEKAMAALQEARSLFGPNVTFLGSYTKAAGGRTIDIPIGDMLNPVYSSLNQLTNSHQFPQVENASVLLSPDNFYDAKFRTSLPLINAEIYYNQKIKREQLTRQQASLNVYKRQLVQDIKTAYYQYYQATQAVAIYNNALALIQENIRINESMVRNGIRNNTALYRSQTEKEKTDASISKAVNEQQNAKAYFNFLLNRGLEENITLDSSLLSGIRDIPSGGIQGREELLEYKSAATTYRLNEKLQQSYLIPKLSTFLDLGSQATGMRLDDKSRYYLFGVNLEWTLFGSHKYKYRIKQAGLDIQAINNATDRATESMQLQSYQATNNYHTALRNFVTAQSQLSFAQRYYRDQLKVYKEGQLLYIELLDAQNQLTQAQLQMAVTQAAVQTAYAAMERAQASYNIDSVQ, from the coding sequence ATGTTGACATTCATCACAAAAGGATCATTGTTAACGAGCTTGCTGGCAGCGGGTTTGAGCGTATCGGGCATCCATCGCCCGGCGGCATCGCTCCTGTCCGTCACCGATATACTGCGGCAAGACACGCTACAAACGGACGCTCTGGCTTCTCCACAAAACACTATACTGGACCAGTATATACAACAAGCCTTCACCAACAACAAAGGACTGAAAGACCAGCACTTCCAGCTGGAGAAAGCGATGGCAGCCCTGCAGGAAGCCAGAAGCCTCTTTGGCCCCAACGTCACCTTCCTGGGCAGCTACACCAAAGCCGCCGGCGGCCGCACCATCGATATTCCCATTGGTGACATGCTGAACCCTGTATATAGCAGCCTTAACCAGTTGACCAACAGTCACCAGTTTCCACAGGTGGAAAACGCATCCGTATTGTTAAGTCCCGATAACTTTTACGACGCCAAATTCAGGACCAGTCTGCCATTGATCAATGCTGAGATCTATTATAACCAGAAAATCAAAAGAGAACAGCTGACCAGACAACAGGCTTCACTCAATGTTTACAAGAGACAGCTGGTACAGGATATCAAAACGGCTTACTACCAATACTACCAGGCCACGCAGGCAGTAGCCATCTACAACAACGCCCTCGCCCTGATCCAGGAAAACATCCGCATCAACGAAAGCATGGTACGCAACGGTATCCGCAACAACACAGCCCTTTACCGCTCTCAGACTGAAAAAGAGAAAACCGACGCTTCTATCAGCAAAGCTGTCAATGAGCAACAAAATGCGAAAGCCTATTTCAACTTCCTGTTGAACCGTGGTCTGGAAGAAAACATCACACTGGACAGCAGCCTGCTCAGCGGCATCCGTGACATCCCTTCCGGCGGCATTCAGGGACGGGAAGAACTACTGGAATATAAAAGTGCTGCTACCACCTACCGACTGAACGAAAAACTGCAGCAATCCTATCTCATCCCAAAACTCAGCACCTTCCTCGATCTTGGCTCACAAGCCACCGGCATGCGTTTAGACGATAAGTCGCGCTACTATCTCTTTGGTGTTAATCTCGAATGGACGCTCTTCGGCTCACATAAATACAAGTATCGTATCAAACAGGCCGGTCTTGATATACAAGCTATCAACAATGCGACAGACAGAGCCACCGAGTCCATGCAGCTGCAATCTTACCAGGCGACCAACAATTACCATACAGCGCTGCGCAACTTCGTTACGGCGCAAAGCCAACTTTCCTTTGCACAACGTTATTACCGCGACCAGCTGAAGGTTTACAAGGAAGGACAATTACTCTACATAGAATTGCTCGACGCACAGAACCAGCTTACGCAGGCACAACTGCAGATGGCCGTTACACAGGCAGCCGTACAAACCGCCTACGCCGCCATGGAACGTGCACAGGCATCTTACAATATCGACTCTGTTCAATAA
- a CDS encoding response regulator — protein sequence MTDCYAYMKISPANRLYLGLTAVIVLVVMGGFLSWWTSGRGGGATNAILLLNTTIILIIGLVLMYFIYKEFYYGQYVRKKLNTKLEEVVRLNRIANDRNWLLGGLNDMKESLLGIHKPESLGHKCLLSLTAQAGFTAAALYYYEEEKLRLCSNVNLPGDAPVSFVVGEGLLGHAAAQKEIQVITDLPSDYWHLASATGNLPPRTLVFVPLYMGDELMGVIELVAFKKVTPLQLQLLELLSKDIAVALHAASEREKAMVLLQQVQEQKEALYCQQEELRQSNEELHRQSEILQASEEELRVQEEELRQVNAEMTMKNTELETARQALFLKAAELEANSRYKSEFLANMSHELRTPLNSILILAKMLEENKECNLFPRQVEYATIMHKSGSDLLRLINDILDLSKIEAGKVELAMEPVRIADIIDDLDSLFGVVAQEKQIEYTTEVAAGAPGIIFTDRLRLEQVIRNLLANAFKFTPNGGSIRVLWYRRPENALCISVADTGPGIPAEKQQLIFEAFHQGDGATTRQYGGTGLGLSISRELMLLLKGEIHLDNSSPRGSVFTVLLPLTAGPLRLRKEPATEGPSMAQPVFHDATIQFPVRQKDDRHHLYKGDQLILIVEEKIFFADLVRDIARRKGFKTIVAYNVQDGLFYARKYQPVAIILDIDLRATEGCDILEGLHSSEELKRIPIHMISAAEVPAVIIDNVNGYTKKPAISDDLERLFASISTQIQARLKQVLLISHGPLTRDPQLTAKSVERQLEAQYDAAVGISEALSLLSGKKYDGIIFDIGPELSRELARLEELSKMNTSGYTPVIIYIDRDITPAEEQQLKRHAAAIVRKSACSADRLMDELELLLYRMEHPVLTPVAPLYPAKNILEGKRVLLVDDDMRNIFSISVLLEEQGLKVFTASDGKEALSVLDGHQQIDLVLMDIMMPEMDGIEAMKHIRGDKRFIQLPVIAVTAKAMPGDRQQCIEAGASDYIAKPVDSSKLLSLLHVWLS from the coding sequence ATGACGGATTGTTATGCATATATGAAAATTTCTCCGGCTAACAGATTATACCTCGGCTTAACAGCTGTCATCGTACTGGTTGTCATGGGTGGCTTCCTCTCCTGGTGGACTTCCGGAAGGGGAGGTGGTGCCACCAATGCCATCCTGTTGCTGAACACCACCATTATTCTGATAATAGGCCTGGTGCTGATGTATTTTATTTATAAAGAATTTTATTACGGTCAGTATGTGAGGAAAAAACTTAACACCAAGCTGGAGGAAGTAGTGCGGTTAAATCGTATAGCCAACGACAGGAACTGGTTGCTGGGTGGCCTCAATGATATGAAGGAAAGTCTTCTGGGCATTCATAAACCCGAAAGCCTCGGACATAAATGTCTGCTCTCACTGACGGCGCAGGCAGGTTTTACCGCTGCTGCCCTTTATTATTATGAAGAAGAGAAATTACGCTTGTGCAGCAACGTTAATCTCCCTGGTGATGCGCCGGTATCTTTTGTTGTAGGTGAAGGACTGCTTGGACATGCGGCAGCGCAAAAGGAAATACAGGTCATCACCGACCTGCCATCTGATTACTGGCATCTGGCTTCTGCTACGGGCAACCTCCCACCCCGTACACTGGTTTTTGTTCCCTTGTATATGGGAGATGAACTGATGGGTGTGATAGAACTGGTTGCATTTAAAAAGGTGACACCCCTGCAGCTGCAGTTGCTGGAGCTGCTCTCCAAAGATATTGCTGTAGCCCTGCATGCGGCCAGTGAAAGAGAAAAAGCCATGGTGTTGCTGCAACAGGTGCAGGAACAGAAGGAAGCGCTTTATTGTCAGCAGGAAGAGCTGCGCCAGTCCAACGAAGAGCTTCACCGGCAATCTGAAATATTACAGGCCTCCGAAGAAGAACTGCGGGTGCAGGAAGAAGAACTGCGTCAGGTCAATGCAGAAATGACCATGAAAAATACAGAGCTGGAAACAGCCCGGCAGGCCCTCTTCCTGAAGGCTGCAGAGCTGGAGGCCAACAGCCGTTATAAATCGGAGTTCCTGGCTAACATGTCGCATGAGTTGCGTACACCACTCAACAGTATCCTGATCCTGGCCAAGATGCTGGAAGAAAACAAAGAGTGTAATCTGTTCCCGCGTCAGGTAGAATATGCTACCATTATGCATAAATCAGGCTCTGACTTGTTGCGCCTTATTAATGATATTCTCGACCTTTCCAAAATCGAAGCCGGTAAGGTGGAGCTGGCCATGGAGCCGGTACGCATCGCCGATATCATTGATGACCTGGATAGCCTGTTTGGCGTGGTAGCCCAGGAGAAACAAATAGAATACACCACTGAAGTAGCTGCTGGTGCACCAGGTATTATCTTCACAGATAGATTACGTCTGGAACAGGTGATCCGTAATCTTCTGGCCAATGCATTTAAATTTACACCCAATGGAGGTAGCATCCGCGTGTTGTGGTACCGGCGTCCTGAGAATGCGCTCTGTATCAGCGTTGCGGATACCGGACCAGGTATCCCCGCAGAAAAACAACAATTGATTTTTGAAGCTTTCCATCAGGGAGATGGCGCTACCACGCGCCAATATGGAGGTACCGGATTAGGGCTGTCTATCAGCCGTGAACTGATGCTGCTACTGAAAGGCGAAATCCATCTGGATAACAGTAGCCCCAGAGGCAGTGTCTTTACGGTATTGCTGCCGCTGACTGCCGGCCCGCTGCGTCTCCGGAAAGAACCTGCAACCGAAGGCCCCTCCATGGCACAGCCTGTTTTTCACGATGCAACAATACAATTTCCTGTCCGGCAAAAAGATGACCGTCATCACCTTTATAAAGGAGATCAGCTGATCCTGATTGTAGAAGAGAAAATATTTTTTGCGGACCTGGTGCGGGATATTGCCCGGCGAAAAGGTTTCAAGACCATTGTGGCCTATAATGTGCAGGATGGCCTCTTTTATGCCCGCAAATACCAGCCCGTGGCGATTATCCTGGATATAGACCTACGGGCGACAGAAGGCTGCGATATCCTGGAGGGCCTCCACAGCAGCGAAGAACTGAAGAGGATCCCTATACATATGATATCTGCAGCAGAAGTACCTGCTGTAATTATTGATAACGTAAATGGTTATACGAAGAAGCCAGCCATTTCAGACGATCTGGAGCGGTTGTTTGCCTCTATCTCCACACAGATACAGGCCCGCCTGAAACAGGTGTTGCTCATCTCACACGGCCCGCTCACCAGAGATCCGCAACTCACCGCTAAAAGTGTGGAACGGCAGCTGGAAGCCCAGTATGATGCCGCTGTCGGTATCAGTGAAGCCCTGTCATTATTATCCGGTAAAAAGTATGATGGCATCATCTTCGACATCGGTCCGGAACTATCCCGAGAGCTGGCCCGCCTGGAAGAATTATCAAAAATGAACACAAGCGGCTATACGCCTGTTATAATATATATAGACCGGGACATTACACCTGCTGAAGAACAACAACTGAAAAGACACGCGGCGGCCATCGTCCGGAAATCTGCCTGCTCTGCAGACCGCCTCATGGATGAACTGGAGCTTTTGTTATATCGTATGGAACACCCCGTGTTAACCCCTGTAGCTCCACTGTATCCGGCAAAAAATATCCTGGAAGGTAAACGGGTGCTGTTGGTTGATGATGATATGCGGAATATTTTTTCTATCAGCGTACTGCTGGAAGAACAGGGTCTGAAAGTATTTACCGCATCGGATGGAAAAGAAGCCCTGTCTGTGCTGGATGGTCATCAACAGATAGATCTTGTACTGATGGATATTATGATGCCCGAAATGGATGGGATCGAAGCAATGAAACATATCAGAGGCGATAAACGATTTATACAGTTGCCCGTGATCGCCGTTACCGCTAAAGCGATGCCGGGTGACAGGCAACAATGCATCGAAGCAGGTGCTTCTGATTATATCGCTAAGCCGGTTGATAGCAGCAAACTATTGTCCCTGCTGCATGTATGGTTATCCTGA
- a CDS encoding chemotaxis protein CheB: MQHLTPYDMIAIGGSAGSLPVLAALLEQLPHPLECTMIIVLHRLKNVPSDLDRLLSFKTPIIEPEDKQPVLPNRIYLAPQNYHLLIEQDYTFSLDYSEPLHYSRPSIDISFDSVAETYGPRALGMLLSGASKDGAAGLQHIVSAGGTGIAQHPGTALFDTMPQAAIDRCADIQPLTVPEMVQFLQELKMSPEHDR; encoded by the coding sequence TTGCAACATTTAACCCCATATGATATGATCGCCATTGGTGGTTCTGCCGGCAGTCTGCCCGTACTGGCAGCACTATTGGAGCAGCTTCCGCACCCATTGGAATGCACTATGATCATTGTGTTGCACCGCCTCAAAAATGTACCAAGCGACCTGGACCGGTTATTATCCTTCAAGACACCTATCATCGAACCGGAAGACAAACAGCCGGTGCTGCCTAACAGGATTTATCTTGCTCCGCAGAACTACCACCTGCTGATAGAACAGGACTACACCTTTTCGCTGGACTATTCAGAGCCGTTGCATTACAGCCGTCCGTCCATTGATATCAGCTTCGACAGCGTGGCGGAAACATACGGCCCCAGAGCCCTGGGCATGCTGTTGAGCGGAGCCAGCAAAGACGGTGCTGCCGGCCTTCAGCATATTGTCTCTGCCGGAGGCACCGGGATCGCACAACATCCCGGTACTGCCCTCTTCGATACCATGCCCCAGGCAGCCATAGACCGCTGCGCGGACATACAACCCCTCACAGTACCCGAAATGGTCCAGTTTTTACAGGAACTCAAAATGAGCCCGGAACATGACCGATGA
- a CDS encoding efflux RND transporter permease subunit — translation MKISGYAVKNYQFTLVIFLMIIVLGITTILNMPRSEDPEMKAPQFTVVVIYPGTSPKDMEDLVVNPLEKDIYALADIKRLRTAISDGVAVMRVEYKYSSNVDQKYQELVREVNNKKASLPTDIYSIEVRKLEPSDVNVLQVALISENASRDKLRYYAEKLQEDLEKISSLKNVKIHGLPDQQVRVELELDKMAQLHLPSSTVLAAIQGEMANIPGGSIDAGEKSFNIKTSGNYKNIDEISNTIVTAANGKNIFLKDIAKVYYGFEDEKYFTRLNGHRSITVSAAQKSGENISKTQQLYKPVIERFKQTLPANIDMVHYFDQAEAVNHRLSGLGKDFIIAILLVAFTLLPLGQRPALIVMISIPLSLSIGIVLLQLFGYNLNQLSIVGLVVALGLLVDDSIVVIENIERWMLEGHTRMEATLKATGQIGMAVVGCTATLIIAFMPLVFLPEGSGDFIRSMPLAVIFSVLASMIVSLTIIPFLASRLLKEHSGHPEGNIFMRLLKKLIHGSYARLLDKALHRPVLTMIVSLLLFGGSIVLMKAVGFGLFPASEKPQFLINVLAPPQSNLAYTNHIVEQLEKELRQEKNIRYIASNIGKGNPRIYYNEAQENEHSDYAQLFIQLDEHTSPADKIALIEKLRHKWTPYPGAKVEVKNFEQGPPVTAPVEVRLFGDNLDGLRILAGQVEKMLAKTPGTIYINNPVSTLKSDVRVNIDREKAQQLGIPTVGIDRAVRLAIAGINLGKYNDENDSDYDILVTKHKDGKPTLDVFRDLYVNNMAGTAVPLSQVATIQLETSPLSINHQEKNRLVTIGAFVKKGFLPDRVINDVIQQMDQLKLPAGYTYEMGGEVESRKNSFGGFMSIIIVTIFLFIAVLILEFKTFKSTLIVLSVIPLGIVGAAVALWLTGNSLSFIAIVGLIALAGIEVKNTILLVDFTNQLRMQGKSLEAAIREAGEIRFLPIVLTSLTAIGGLIPIAISTNPMIAPLAIVLIGGLISSTLLSRIVTPVVYKLMPPKITPEHAVTPSANGRGDKQLVLQESEA, via the coding sequence ATGAAAATATCCGGTTATGCCGTTAAGAACTATCAGTTCACCCTCGTGATCTTCTTAATGATCATTGTGCTCGGCATCACAACCATCCTCAATATGCCCCGCTCCGAAGACCCGGAAATGAAAGCGCCGCAGTTTACCGTGGTGGTCATCTATCCCGGCACCAGCCCTAAAGACATGGAAGACCTGGTGGTGAACCCGCTGGAGAAAGATATCTATGCCCTGGCCGATATTAAAAGGCTGCGTACCGCTATCAGCGATGGAGTGGCTGTTATGCGGGTAGAGTATAAATACAGTTCCAACGTAGACCAGAAATATCAGGAGCTGGTGAGAGAAGTCAACAACAAAAAAGCATCCCTGCCCACTGATATTTACAGCATAGAGGTAAGAAAGCTGGAACCTTCGGATGTGAATGTGCTACAGGTGGCCCTTATTTCAGAAAACGCTTCCCGCGACAAACTACGTTATTATGCAGAAAAGCTGCAGGAAGACCTCGAGAAAATATCCAGCCTTAAAAATGTGAAGATACACGGCCTGCCTGATCAGCAGGTGCGGGTGGAACTGGAGCTAGACAAAATGGCGCAGCTGCATCTTCCTTCCAGCACCGTGTTGGCAGCTATCCAGGGCGAAATGGCCAACATTCCCGGAGGCAGCATCGATGCAGGAGAAAAAAGCTTCAACATAAAAACCAGCGGTAACTACAAAAACATTGATGAGATCAGCAATACGATTGTTACGGCTGCCAACGGAAAAAACATCTTCCTGAAAGACATTGCCAAGGTGTACTATGGGTTTGAAGATGAAAAGTACTTTACCCGATTAAACGGGCATCGTAGTATTACTGTATCTGCCGCCCAGAAATCAGGAGAGAACATCAGTAAAACACAACAACTGTACAAACCCGTTATAGAGCGGTTTAAACAAACACTGCCTGCCAATATAGACATGGTACATTACTTTGATCAGGCTGAAGCGGTAAACCATCGCTTAAGTGGCCTGGGCAAAGACTTTATCATTGCCATTCTGCTGGTAGCATTTACGCTGTTGCCATTGGGCCAGCGCCCGGCCCTGATCGTGATGATTTCGATACCCTTGTCTCTCTCCATTGGCATTGTGTTGTTGCAGCTGTTTGGCTACAACCTCAACCAGCTCAGCATAGTAGGTTTGGTAGTAGCATTGGGGTTGCTGGTAGATGACAGCATTGTGGTCATAGAAAACATAGAACGGTGGATGCTGGAAGGACATACCCGCATGGAAGCCACGCTGAAGGCCACCGGCCAGATAGGCATGGCTGTGGTAGGATGTACCGCCACGCTGATCATTGCCTTTATGCCGCTGGTGTTTCTGCCGGAAGGCAGCGGTGATTTTATCCGCAGTATGCCGCTGGCTGTAATTTTCAGCGTACTGGCCTCTATGATTGTATCATTGACAATTATTCCTTTCCTGGCCAGTCGTTTATTGAAAGAACACAGTGGTCATCCGGAAGGTAATATTTTTATGCGGCTGCTTAAAAAGCTTATCCATGGCAGTTATGCCCGGTTACTGGACAAAGCCCTGCACCGGCCTGTTCTCACCATGATAGTATCGCTGCTGTTGTTTGGTGGTTCTATTGTATTGATGAAAGCTGTTGGCTTCGGTCTCTTCCCTGCATCCGAAAAACCGCAGTTCCTGATCAACGTACTGGCCCCGCCACAGTCCAACCTCGCCTATACCAATCATATTGTGGAGCAACTGGAAAAAGAGCTGCGGCAGGAAAAAAACATCCGTTACATCGCCAGCAACATCGGCAAAGGCAATCCCCGTATCTATTACAACGAAGCACAGGAAAATGAACACAGCGACTACGCTCAGCTGTTCATCCAGCTGGACGAGCATACCAGCCCTGCAGACAAAATAGCCCTTATAGAAAAACTCCGCCATAAATGGACACCTTATCCGGGCGCTAAAGTGGAAGTAAAGAATTTTGAGCAGGGCCCTCCGGTAACCGCTCCTGTAGAAGTACGGCTGTTTGGCGATAACCTCGACGGCCTGCGTATCCTGGCTGGTCAGGTAGAAAAAATGCTGGCAAAGACACCCGGCACTATCTACATCAATAATCCTGTCAGTACCCTGAAATCAGATGTACGCGTAAACATTGACAGGGAGAAAGCGCAGCAGCTGGGAATTCCTACGGTGGGCATCGACAGGGCTGTTCGTTTAGCCATTGCCGGTATCAACCTGGGTAAATACAATGACGAAAACGACAGTGATTACGACATCCTGGTAACCAAACACAAAGACGGCAAACCCACGCTGGACGTATTCCGCGACCTGTATGTCAACAATATGGCCGGTACCGCTGTGCCTTTGTCACAGGTAGCGACCATTCAACTGGAAACTTCTCCGCTGAGCATCAATCATCAGGAAAAAAACAGGTTAGTCACCATCGGGGCTTTTGTGAAAAAAGGTTTTCTGCCGGATCGGGTTATCAATGATGTGATCCAACAGATGGACCAGCTGAAGTTACCTGCTGGCTATACTTATGAGATGGGTGGTGAAGTAGAGAGCCGGAAAAATTCCTTCGGTGGTTTTATGAGCATCATCATTGTAACGATTTTTCTGTTCATTGCTGTACTGATACTGGAATTTAAAACCTTTAAAAGTACGCTGATCGTGCTGTCTGTAATACCGCTGGGTATCGTAGGTGCGGCTGTTGCCTTATGGCTTACCGGCAACTCCCTTTCTTTTATCGCCATTGTGGGACTGATAGCGTTGGCCGGTATTGAAGTAAAGAACACCATCTTGCTGGTGGATTTTACCAATCAGCTGCGGATGCAGGGCAAATCACTGGAAGCGGCTATACGGGAAGCCGGCGAGATACGCTTCCTTCCGATCGTACTGACATCGCTGACGGCTATAGGAGGATTGATACCCATCGCTATCTCCACCAACCCAATGATTGCCCCGCTGGCTATTGTACTGATTGGTGGCCTTATCAGCTCCACCCTGCTGTCGAGGATCGTAACACCGGTAGTGTATAAACTGATGCCGCCGAAGATTACGCCCGAACATGCCGTAACACCTTCCGCCAATGGCCGGGGAGACAAACAACTGGTGCTGCAGGAATCGGAGGCTTAA
- a CDS encoding protein-glutamate O-methyltransferase CheR, giving the protein MMEDLTKDELDTLVGIIRKQYGYDFTDYAQASLKRRFQRFMGHSSIEEVTELTERLQQDPDFFLRMAQFITVNVTEMFRDPVFYKVLREQVLPRLATWPIIKIWHAGCATGEEVFSMIILLHEAGLLDRCRIYATDLNAANLDKASKGMIPLKFMKDYTQNYLQTGGTEDFSSYYTAGQDYAVIRPYLRRNIIFSQHNLVTDQVFNEFQLICCRNVFIYFNRQLQDHVLRLFYDSLSPLGYLAMGLKESMMFSEEKNRFEAVSALHKIFRRKS; this is encoded by the coding sequence ATGATGGAAGATCTTACCAAAGATGAACTGGATACCCTCGTTGGCATCATCCGTAAGCAGTACGGTTATGACTTTACGGATTATGCGCAGGCTTCCCTCAAACGCCGCTTTCAGCGCTTTATGGGACATTCCAGCATTGAAGAAGTAACTGAACTGACTGAAAGACTGCAGCAGGACCCGGATTTTTTTCTACGGATGGCACAGTTTATTACCGTCAACGTCACTGAAATGTTTCGTGACCCCGTTTTCTACAAAGTACTGCGTGAACAGGTGTTACCCCGGCTGGCCACCTGGCCCATCATCAAAATATGGCATGCAGGATGTGCTACCGGCGAAGAAGTTTTTTCCATGATCATTCTGTTGCATGAGGCTGGCCTGCTGGACCGCTGCCGCATTTACGCTACCGATCTGAATGCGGCCAACCTGGACAAGGCCAGCAAAGGCATGATCCCACTGAAATTTATGAAAGACTATACGCAGAATTATTTACAGACAGGCGGAACGGAAGATTTTTCAAGCTACTACACGGCAGGCCAGGATTATGCGGTGATACGGCCTTACCTGCGTCGCAACATTATTTTTTCCCAGCACAACCTTGTCACAGACCAGGTGTTTAATGAGTTTCAGCTGATCTGTTGCAGGAACGTCTTTATTTATTTTAACCGTCAGCTACAGGACCATGTGCTACGGTTGTTTTATGACAGTCTTTCCCCGCTGGGCTACCTGGCAATGGGCCTCAAGGAATCCATGATGTTCTCCGAAGAAAAGAACCGGTTTGAAGCTGTCAGTGCACTACACAAGATTTTCAGACGTAAATCATAA
- a CDS encoding TetR/AcrR family transcriptional regulator, protein MGIAERKERERADMRRRIVDAAMAMFVEVGYEKVSIRNIADRIEYSPATIYLYYKDKDELLYDVQKEAFTELAAHFAHNLTAADPIERLVQLAWAYIGFYRANPELYDLMFIIKAPMNAEGEQEKWKNGDSAYDALYHLVAECIEKKRLRFADPTTAALSIWAFAHGLISLDLRSRLKVCKLPEKALNISIDDAIRAYLEVIKC, encoded by the coding sequence ATGGGCATAGCAGAAAGAAAAGAGCGTGAGCGAGCGGACATGCGCAGACGAATTGTGGATGCAGCGATGGCAATGTTTGTGGAAGTGGGTTATGAAAAGGTTTCTATCCGGAACATAGCAGACAGAATAGAATACAGCCCTGCCACTATTTATCTGTATTACAAAGACAAGGATGAGTTGTTGTATGATGTGCAGAAAGAAGCATTTACTGAGCTGGCAGCCCATTTTGCACACAATCTGACAGCGGCCGACCCGATAGAGCGGTTGGTACAGCTGGCCTGGGCTTATATTGGCTTCTATCGCGCCAATCCGGAGTTGTATGACCTGATGTTTATTATCAAAGCGCCGATGAATGCCGAAGGCGAACAGGAAAAATGGAAGAACGGAGATTCTGCTTATGATGCTTTATATCATCTGGTAGCGGAATGTATAGAGAAAAAACGTCTCCGTTTTGCAGATCCAACGACCGCCGCCTTGTCTATATGGGCCTTTGCCCACGGGCTGATCAGTCTGGACCTGCGTTCAAGGCTGAAAGTATGCAAGCTTCCGGAAAAAGCACTCAACATCAGTATCGACGATGCTATCCGGGCTTATCTTGAAGTAATCAAATGTTAG
- a CDS encoding efflux RND transporter periplasmic adaptor subunit produces MKNSILLLPLSLLLFSCGSKKPVATTTDTTDVIPVKVISLEKQGSALSIHASGQFTTDDEVNLSFKTNGIINTIQVKEGDAVHSGQVLATLNLTEIDAQVQQSQLALEKAQRDYQRMLNLHNDSVATLEQLQNSKTALDLARQQLNTVQFNRSYSTIRATKDGYVLRKLANPGQFVNAGTSVLQINGARNAHWILRIGVTDKEWAQVKTGDKATVETPSLPGETFPGTVTRKSEGIDAASGTFVIDVQLSGSKPAAIATGMFGRCYISTGGTGGGTAWSIPYAALLDGNGSNGYVFVTNDNKTARRIPVTIAGMEKDQVLISHGMEQARSLIISGSAYLKDQSSIRIIQ; encoded by the coding sequence ATGAAAAATAGTATTCTCTTGCTCCCGCTCTCCCTGCTGTTGTTTTCCTGCGGCAGTAAAAAACCTGTCGCCACCACCACTGACACCACCGATGTAATACCGGTGAAAGTGATATCACTGGAGAAACAGGGTAGCGCCTTATCCATCCATGCTTCCGGACAGTTTACCACAGATGACGAAGTAAACCTGTCTTTCAAAACCAATGGTATCATCAATACCATACAGGTTAAAGAAGGAGACGCTGTACACAGCGGCCAGGTGTTGGCCACACTCAACCTCACCGAAATAGACGCACAGGTACAACAATCACAGCTTGCACTCGAAAAAGCCCAGCGGGATTATCAGCGTATGCTTAATCTTCACAACGACAGTGTAGCTACGCTGGAGCAGCTGCAAAACAGCAAAACCGCCCTGGACCTGGCCCGTCAGCAGCTCAATACGGTACAGTTTAACCGGAGCTATTCCACCATCCGTGCCACCAAAGACGGGTATGTACTGCGTAAACTCGCCAACCCCGGCCAGTTTGTTAACGCCGGTACGTCCGTCCTGCAAATAAACGGTGCCCGCAACGCTCACTGGATACTTCGTATAGGCGTTACCGATAAGGAATGGGCCCAGGTAAAAACGGGCGACAAAGCTACTGTTGAAACCCCTTCCCTACCCGGCGAAACATTCCCGGGAACGGTTACACGTAAATCAGAAGGCATAGATGCCGCCAGCGGCACCTTCGTGATAGACGTACAGCTCAGTGGCAGCAAGCCCGCCGCCATTGCCACCGGTATGTTTGGCAGATGCTATATCAGCACCGGCGGTACAGGCGGTGGTACTGCCTGGAGTATACCTTATGCCGCCCTGCTCGATGGCAACGGCAGCAACGGCTATGTGTTTGTCACCAACGACAATAAAACTGCCCGGCGCATACCCGTAACCATCGCCGGCATGGAAAAAGACCAGGTGCTTATCAGCCATGGCATGGAACAGGCCAGATCCCTGATCATTTCAGGCAGCGCCTATCTCAAAGACCAGTCATCTATCCGCATCATCCAATAA